From one Microcoleus sp. bin38.metabat.b11b12b14.051 genomic stretch:
- a CDS encoding aspartate aminotransferase translates to MTLDWISPADRLQKLPPYVFARLDELKARAREQGLDLIDLGMGNPDGATPQPIVEAAVAAIQNPANHGYPPFEGTASFRRTITKWYSRRYNVELDPEGEALPLLGSKEGLAHFAIAYINPGDVVLVPSPAYPVLFRGPIIAGAKVHNIILKPENGWVIDLGSIPDSVAEQAKILYFNYPSNPTGATAPREFYKDIVAFAHKHQILLVHDLCYAELAFDGYQPTSLLEIPGGKEIGVEFHTMSKTYNMAGWRVGFVVGNSKIIQGLRTLKTNLDYGIFSALQAAAETALQLPDSYLHEVQERYRTRRDFMVEGLAQLGWNIPKPLAAMYLWVPCTPGMSSTDFALNILQQTGVVVTPGNAFGPGGEGYVRVSLIADCDRLGEALRRLKQANIRYQ, encoded by the coding sequence ATGACATTGGATTGGATTAGCCCTGCTGACAGGTTGCAAAAACTACCGCCCTACGTATTTGCCCGTCTCGATGAACTCAAAGCCCGCGCCCGCGAACAAGGACTCGACCTGATAGACTTAGGAATGGGAAACCCCGACGGTGCGACTCCGCAACCGATAGTAGAAGCCGCCGTCGCAGCTATCCAAAATCCTGCAAATCATGGCTATCCACCCTTTGAAGGAACTGCCAGTTTCCGCCGCACAATTACTAAATGGTACAGCCGCCGCTACAATGTTGAACTAGATCCAGAAGGCGAAGCATTGCCTTTATTGGGTTCAAAAGAAGGTTTAGCACACTTTGCGATCGCCTATATCAATCCCGGCGACGTAGTATTAGTACCAAGTCCCGCTTATCCCGTATTATTTCGCGGCCCCATCATCGCCGGTGCCAAAGTTCACAACATCATCCTCAAGCCAGAGAATGGCTGGGTAATTGACTTAGGTTCTATTCCCGACAGCGTAGCCGAACAAGCAAAAATTCTCTACTTTAATTATCCCAGCAATCCGACCGGAGCAACTGCCCCCCGCGAATTTTATAAAGATATTGTTGCTTTCGCCCACAAACATCAAATCTTGCTGGTTCATGACTTGTGTTACGCCGAATTAGCTTTTGACGGGTATCAACCGACAAGTTTGTTAGAAATTCCCGGCGGCAAAGAAATCGGCGTCGAATTTCACACCATGTCAAAAACCTATAATATGGCCGGCTGGCGAGTCGGTTTTGTGGTAGGAAATAGCAAGATAATTCAAGGTTTGCGTACCTTAAAAACTAACTTAGATTACGGTATATTTTCCGCCTTGCAAGCAGCAGCAGAAACTGCACTGCAATTACCCGACAGTTACTTACACGAAGTGCAGGAACGCTACCGCACTCGCCGCGATTTTATGGTTGAAGGATTAGCCCAATTGGGCTGGAATATTCCTAAACCTCTGGCTGCAATGTATCTTTGGGTTCCTTGTACTCCGGGCATGAGTTCGACGGATTTTGCCTTGAATATTTTGCAGCAAACTGGTGTTGTTGTCACTCCTGGTAATGCTTTCGGCCCTGGCGGCGAAGGATATGTGAGGGTGAGTTTGATTGCAGATTGCGATCGGCTGGGAGAAGCTTTGAGACGCTTGAAACAAGCCAACATTCGCTATCAGTAG
- the dapF gene encoding diaminopimelate epimerase, protein MPIEFAKYHGLGNDFILIDNRHSSEPVLTPEQAVSVCDRHFGIGADGVIFALPGQNGTDYTMRIFNSDGSEPEMCGNGIRCLAKFIADLEGEKAKTEYRIHTLAGVISPELLVDGQVKVDMGVPRLLAAEIPTTLAAPDAKVIDVPIEVADKSWSVTCVSMGNPHCITFVDDVSAVALETVGPQFENNPAFPQRINTEFIQVIRRDYVKMRVWERGAGVTLACGTGACASVVAGVLVGKCDRTTAVELPGGVLEIEWAEVSGRIYMTGPAKRVFTGCQLTVDS, encoded by the coding sequence ATGCCGATCGAGTTTGCGAAGTATCACGGATTGGGCAATGATTTTATTCTGATTGACAACCGCCACTCCTCAGAACCAGTTTTAACACCAGAACAAGCTGTGTCCGTGTGCGATCGACATTTCGGGATTGGCGCAGACGGTGTAATCTTTGCGCTACCGGGTCAAAACGGCACTGACTATACGATGCGGATTTTTAACTCCGACGGTTCGGAACCGGAAATGTGCGGCAACGGAATTCGCTGTTTGGCTAAGTTTATTGCCGATTTGGAAGGTGAGAAGGCGAAAACAGAGTATCGCATCCACACTCTGGCGGGTGTGATTAGCCCTGAATTGCTTGTTGACGGTCAAGTTAAGGTGGATATGGGAGTTCCCCGGCTGCTGGCTGCGGAAATTCCGACAACTTTAGCCGCACCTGATGCCAAAGTTATAGATGTGCCGATCGAAGTTGCTGATAAATCTTGGTCTGTTACCTGCGTCAGCATGGGAAATCCTCACTGCATTACCTTTGTAGACGATGTTTCGGCTGTTGCTTTAGAAACTGTCGGCCCTCAATTCGAGAACAATCCAGCTTTCCCGCAGCGTATAAATACGGAATTTATTCAAGTAATACGACGAGACTATGTAAAAATGCGGGTGTGGGAAAGGGGCGCAGGTGTTACTCTAGCTTGTGGGACTGGTGCTTGTGCTTCTGTGGTGGCTGGAGTGTTGGTCGGAAAGTGCGATCGAACAACTGCTGTTGAACTCCCCGGCGGCGTTTTGGAAATCGAATGGGCAGAAGTTTCTGGGCGGATTTACATGACTGGGCCAGCCAAGCGAGTATTTACTGGTTGTCAGTTGACAGTTGACAGTTGA
- a CDS encoding RNA chaperone Hfq, whose translation MSEFETGLPSVRLIQSYIKDKEQVEIKLMTGDSLAGRIFWQDHSCICLVDASETQILISRSAIAYIKPNG comes from the coding sequence ATGTCAGAATTTGAGACCGGATTGCCCAGTGTTCGACTAATACAAAGCTACATCAAAGACAAAGAACAGGTAGAAATTAAACTCATGACCGGCGACTCGCTAGCCGGCAGAATTTTTTGGCAGGATCATAGCTGCATTTGCCTCGTCGATGCCTCAGAAACACAAATTCTGATCTCGCGATCGGCAATTGCCTATATCAAACCCAACGGGTGA
- a CDS encoding cation:proton antiporter produces MQEDFRLIVDLVLVLAAAAAGGLFASLLRQPVILGYLLGGIVVGPAGLGLIKELIQVDTLAEFGVAFLLFALGVEFSFAELQKVKAISLGGGGLQIVLTIAFTTAISLGVGWVQSPAQGVFLGAILSLSSTAVVLKCLMERNEGGTSHGQVMLGILVVQDLALGLMLAVLPALNQPAEAIGMTVAWALLRIGLFAAGAVVAGIWIVPQLLRYLAQTESRELFLLGVVVLALSIALLTEYLGFSIEMGAFVAGLMISEVEYADQTLTYVEPLRDIFASLFFVTIGMLIDPVFLWNHLELILGLVFIVFVGKFLIITPIVRLFGYPLKTALITGLGLAQIGEFSFVLASSGQAMGLVSRNVYLLILGTTAVTLVLTPFVLRSVPQLFKWAENFGPLQRYFDETSQPVEIAETLPEQNHVVVCGYGRVGRNLVKMLQSRNCSIVVIDESESRIQECRVLGIPYIYGNAASLHVLEAAGVERAKAMAVTLPDPMSTRLCLKRALELVPDLDIVVRANKDKDIELLYQLGAWEVVQPEFEASLELSAHLLAGMGLSAMAIGREIQQIRSSRYLELRPAREPLAVSRDLKVAVRDLNSDWYNLPEGSPFAGMTLEETNLRQLTGVSVMAIVREDGDEIDYPNGKAALLSGDRLLVVGEPEELISFELLAKGEVAVPQGNSSCQWLRLPANSPWVGQKLSEVDLLTQYGVQVRAIRREGKFTRWPEGTTDLQEGDRLLLCGGFYEIGLMQRTAASPPVPQPALKLPFVTAQVSEKLFSD; encoded by the coding sequence GTGCAAGAAGACTTCCGACTGATCGTTGACTTAGTTCTAGTTCTCGCTGCTGCCGCAGCAGGAGGACTCTTTGCATCGCTATTGCGACAACCGGTAATTCTCGGATACCTTCTGGGAGGGATCGTAGTTGGGCCGGCTGGTTTGGGGTTGATCAAAGAATTAATTCAGGTAGATACCCTAGCTGAATTCGGCGTTGCCTTTCTGTTGTTTGCCTTGGGAGTAGAGTTTTCCTTTGCCGAACTCCAAAAAGTTAAAGCGATTAGTTTGGGCGGCGGGGGTTTGCAAATTGTGCTGACGATCGCCTTTACTACTGCAATTTCCTTGGGTGTAGGCTGGGTACAATCCCCCGCCCAAGGCGTGTTTTTAGGGGCGATTCTGTCGCTTTCCTCGACAGCAGTTGTACTCAAGTGCTTGATGGAACGCAACGAAGGCGGTACTTCCCACGGTCAAGTCATGCTGGGAATCTTGGTAGTGCAAGATTTGGCCTTGGGGCTAATGCTGGCAGTTTTGCCGGCACTCAATCAGCCCGCAGAGGCGATCGGCATGACGGTAGCCTGGGCACTGTTGCGGATCGGGTTATTTGCTGCCGGTGCAGTCGTCGCGGGCATTTGGATTGTCCCGCAATTGCTGCGCTACCTCGCACAAACAGAAAGCCGTGAACTGTTTTTGCTGGGAGTTGTGGTTTTGGCTTTAAGCATTGCGCTGCTGACAGAATATTTGGGTTTCTCGATCGAAATGGGCGCATTTGTAGCAGGCTTGATGATTTCTGAGGTGGAATATGCCGACCAAACTCTAACTTATGTTGAGCCTTTGCGAGATATTTTTGCATCCCTATTTTTTGTCACCATCGGAATGTTAATCGACCCGGTGTTTCTCTGGAACCATCTAGAGTTAATTCTGGGACTGGTATTTATAGTATTTGTCGGCAAATTCTTGATTATAACGCCGATTGTCCGACTATTTGGCTATCCCCTAAAAACAGCATTAATCACAGGTTTGGGCTTAGCTCAAATCGGAGAATTCTCCTTTGTACTAGCTAGTTCCGGCCAAGCTATGGGACTGGTTTCGCGAAATGTTTACCTATTAATCTTAGGAACAACGGCAGTCACTTTGGTACTGACGCCGTTTGTATTGAGAAGCGTGCCGCAGTTATTCAAATGGGCGGAAAATTTCGGGCCTTTGCAGCGCTATTTTGACGAAACATCTCAACCAGTCGAAATAGCTGAAACTTTGCCTGAACAAAATCATGTTGTGGTTTGTGGCTACGGGCGAGTTGGCAGAAATTTAGTCAAAATGCTGCAAAGTCGCAACTGTTCAATTGTCGTGATCGATGAGTCGGAAAGCAGAATTCAAGAGTGCAGAGTGTTAGGAATTCCTTACATTTACGGGAATGCTGCCAGCTTGCACGTATTGGAAGCCGCTGGGGTAGAACGCGCCAAGGCAATGGCGGTGACGCTTCCCGATCCTATGAGCACTCGTTTGTGTCTGAAGCGGGCTTTAGAATTAGTCCCGGATTTGGATATCGTGGTGCGCGCCAACAAAGATAAAGATATCGAACTGCTTTACCAACTGGGGGCTTGGGAAGTTGTGCAACCGGAGTTTGAGGCGAGTTTAGAACTGTCAGCCCACTTGCTGGCGGGTATGGGTTTGTCAGCAATGGCGATTGGGCGAGAAATCCAGCAAATTCGCAGCAGCCGCTATCTGGAATTGCGGCCGGCGCGGGAACCTTTGGCGGTTTCGCGGGATTTGAAAGTAGCGGTTCGAGATCTCAACAGCGATTGGTACAACTTGCCGGAGGGTTCTCCATTCGCCGGGATGACTCTGGAAGAAACTAACTTGCGGCAGTTGACAGGGGTCAGCGTAATGGCGATCGTCCGCGAAGATGGCGACGAAATTGATTATCCTAACGGGAAGGCTGCTTTGCTCTCGGGCGATCGACTTTTGGTAGTCGGTGAACCGGAAGAACTAATCAGTTTTGAGTTACTGGCGAAGGGCGAAGTTGCAGTGCCGCAGGGCAACAGTTCTTGTCAGTGGCTGAGGCTGCCAGCAAACAGCCCTTGGGTGGGTCAAAAACTCTCAGAGGTTGATTTGCTGACTCAGTACGGGGTGCAGGTGCGGGCGATCCGCCGGGAAGGGAAGTTTACTCGCTGGCCCGAGGGAACTACTGATTTGCAAGAGGGCGATCGTTTGCTGCTGTGCGGCGGCTTCTACGAGATCGGCTTGATGCAGCGGACGGCGGCCTCGCCTCCGGTGCCACAACCTGCCTTAAAGCTACCTTTTGTCACCGCCCAAGTCAGCGAAAAGTTGTTTAGTGATTAG
- a CDS encoding M23 family metallopeptidase — MTTTVNQANSKSITEIVVGAIWECKLLRTSMKRSIVSGGIIASILSLVSPVQALQVQVTPANPELGDTLSVIIQVNSSSSTPTVSVLQKNYPAFPIGNNRFRALLPTTPLEKAGARLLQVSGDGQVQKLNVQVRDRDFPTQSIWLPPGKDGEGTDAEFDRVDAFKALVTPQKFWDGKLLRPNSGEITTIYGVRRYYNGVFAKDYYHRGVDYAGDYGSPVVAPAAGRVSLVGRESQGFKIHGNVVGIDHGQGVASILMHLSRIDVREGEFVKAGQVIGALGSTGASTGPHLHWGLYVHGQSVDPVPWRLQGVE, encoded by the coding sequence ATGACAACGACTGTGAATCAAGCTAACTCCAAGTCAATTACGGAAATAGTTGTAGGTGCTATTTGGGAGTGTAAGCTGTTGAGAACAAGCATGAAAAGGTCGATCGTCAGTGGGGGAATTATTGCCAGCATTCTCAGTCTGGTATCGCCCGTGCAAGCTTTGCAGGTGCAGGTGACACCGGCAAATCCCGAACTGGGAGATACGCTGTCAGTAATTATTCAGGTAAATAGTAGCAGCTCGACTCCCACGGTTTCTGTACTGCAAAAAAATTACCCAGCTTTTCCGATCGGCAATAATCGCTTTCGGGCCCTGCTACCGACAACTCCGCTAGAGAAGGCTGGTGCTCGCCTTCTGCAAGTCTCGGGTGACGGACAAGTGCAGAAGTTGAATGTGCAAGTGCGCGATCGAGATTTTCCCACTCAGTCAATCTGGCTACCTCCGGGTAAAGACGGGGAAGGTACGGATGCCGAATTCGATCGCGTAGACGCCTTTAAAGCACTCGTGACACCCCAAAAATTCTGGGACGGCAAATTGTTGCGCCCCAACTCCGGCGAAATTACCACTATTTACGGCGTGCGCCGATACTATAATGGAGTATTTGCTAAAGACTACTACCACCGCGGCGTCGATTACGCTGGTGATTATGGTTCTCCTGTAGTCGCACCGGCGGCCGGTCGGGTGTCTCTGGTGGGACGCGAATCCCAAGGCTTTAAAATCCACGGGAATGTCGTAGGTATCGATCACGGTCAAGGGGTAGCAAGTATTTTGATGCACCTGAGTCGGATTGATGTTAGAGAGGGCGAATTCGTCAAAGCCGGTCAAGTAATCGGCGCTTTGGGGTCTACCGGGGCTTCGACAGGCCCTCACCTCCACTGGGGACTGTACGTGCACGGACAGTCCGTCGATCCGGTTCCTTGGCGGCTTCAGGGAGTTGAGTAG
- a CDS encoding late competence development ComFB family protein: protein MSIEKIVEQALQDGYLTPSMEAEVGRICNTASELSIEEYMALDRLMGALLTGEVVVLPRKQFINVMEELVLSDAIARVADIEATSDLSLDVGDIAAYALNRLPPLYATTEEGAHFQRARAKEQLHDLISKEVNSAIARNLDRPDTPNPTALGKSSGNEVLSQLSTWLQANATNFEPQP, encoded by the coding sequence ATGAGTATTGAAAAAATTGTGGAACAGGCTTTGCAAGATGGCTATTTAACGCCGTCTATGGAAGCTGAGGTGGGACGAATCTGCAATACGGCTTCGGAATTGTCGATCGAAGAGTACATGGCTCTCGATCGCCTGATGGGAGCTTTGTTGACCGGGGAAGTTGTGGTGTTGCCACGCAAACAGTTCATCAACGTCATGGAAGAGTTGGTGCTGAGCGATGCGATCGCTAGGGTTGCCGACATTGAGGCGACGAGCGACCTGAGTCTGGATGTGGGAGATATTGCGGCTTATGCTTTAAATAGGCTGCCACCTTTGTACGCTACGACGGAAGAGGGAGCTCACTTTCAAAGGGCTAGGGCTAAAGAGCAACTTCACGATTTGATTTCCAAAGAAGTCAACTCAGCGATCGCCCGCAACTTGGACAGGCCAGACACCCCAAACCCCACAGCTTTGGGCAAGTCTTCTGGAAACGAAGTTCTTTCACAGCTAAGCACTTGGCTGCAAGCTAACGCCACTAATTTTGAGCCGCAGCCTTAG
- the psb29 gene encoding photosystem II biogenesis protein Psp29: MNNNRTVSDTKRSFYTIHTRPINSIYRRVVEELMVEMHLLSANVDFQYDPIYALGVVTAFDQFMLGYAPEADRLSIFNALCKSLEDDPDRYKRDAHRLESLAERLSGPELVSWLDRSTSFEDTGDLQASLAAIASNAQFKYSRLFAIGLFSLLEKADAEMVKNPETRNDAIAKVSAALHLPEDKVSKDLDLYRSNLEKMVQARIVLQDVIQAERKKREKRDTKVSASPTADSSDSSN, from the coding sequence GTGAACAATAACCGTACTGTTTCAGATACTAAGCGAAGTTTCTATACGATTCACACTCGACCGATTAACTCAATTTACCGTCGAGTGGTGGAAGAGTTGATGGTAGAAATGCACTTGCTTTCGGCGAATGTCGATTTTCAATACGATCCGATTTATGCTTTGGGCGTGGTGACAGCTTTCGATCAATTCATGCTTGGGTACGCCCCAGAAGCAGACAGACTTTCGATTTTTAACGCTTTGTGCAAATCCCTAGAAGACGATCCCGATCGCTACAAACGTGACGCTCACCGCTTGGAAAGCTTGGCAGAGCGACTTTCGGGCCCAGAATTGGTGTCGTGGCTCGATCGCTCCACTAGCTTTGAAGATACAGGAGATTTGCAAGCATCGTTAGCGGCGATCGCCAGCAACGCTCAATTTAAGTACAGTCGCTTATTCGCGATCGGCTTGTTCTCGCTGTTAGAAAAAGCTGACGCCGAGATGGTAAAAAACCCAGAAACTCGCAACGACGCGATCGCCAAAGTCAGCGCTGCCTTGCACCTGCCTGAAGACAAAGTTAGCAAAGATTTAGATTTGTACCGCAGCAATTTGGAAAAAATGGTGCAAGCGCGAATAGTGCTTCAAGATGTCATCCAAGCGGAGCGCAAAAAACGGGAAAAGCGAGACACCAAAGTTAGCGCCAGCCCGACTGCCGACTCATCTGACAGCAGCAATTAA
- a CDS encoding chromophore lyase CpcT/CpeT, producing MTISPELKALAQYMAGEFDNREQALADPAWYVHLRFWQRPLPVRLFDEPSIALFAEQANILELDKPYRPRIVQLRPVKTAPGEIEAQYYMFKDIAAVKGAGSNRELLEKLTSEQIQLLPGCTLSVAVQNLGSNRYRFRASLPEGTRCGFAYEGQNYQVDLGFEAADEEFLSYDKGISPTTGKAIWGALMGPFRFIKRQDFASEILANTLGSRSDGG from the coding sequence ATGACAATTTCTCCTGAATTAAAAGCTTTAGCCCAGTACATGGCGGGCGAATTTGACAATCGGGAACAAGCGCTAGCAGACCCAGCGTGGTACGTCCACCTTCGTTTTTGGCAAAGACCCCTGCCGGTGCGTCTATTCGACGAACCCAGCATTGCGCTGTTTGCCGAACAAGCGAACATTCTGGAACTAGACAAGCCCTACCGCCCGCGCATCGTGCAACTGAGACCCGTGAAGACAGCGCCCGGAGAGATAGAAGCTCAGTATTATATGTTTAAGGACATTGCAGCCGTCAAGGGAGCTGGGAGCAATCGGGAATTGCTCGAAAAGCTAACTAGCGAGCAAATCCAACTGCTCCCGGGCTGCACCCTCTCGGTTGCGGTGCAAAATTTAGGTTCAAACCGCTATCGCTTTCGAGCATCTCTGCCGGAGGGCACTCGCTGCGGCTTTGCCTACGAGGGGCAAAATTACCAAGTAGACTTGGGATTTGAAGCCGCAGACGAGGAATTTCTCAGCTACGACAAAGGAATAAGCCCCACGACAGGCAAGGCTATCTGGGGAGCTTTAATGGGCCCTTTTAGATTTATCAAGCGTCAGGATTTTGCTTCTGAGATATTGGCCAATACGCTTGGGAGCAGATCGGACGGGGGTTGA
- a CDS encoding STAS domain-containing protein yields the protein MIHIDQKTHTLSDGTTVIVLAPTGRLDITTAWQFRLKLQECISKLSRHVVVNLGQVNFIDSSGLTSLVAGMRDADKVKGSFRICNVHPEAKLVFEVTMMDSVFEIFETEEEALEGVPRAS from the coding sequence GTGATTCATATTGATCAAAAAACCCACACGCTATCTGACGGTACAACAGTTATCGTCTTAGCACCGACAGGACGGTTGGACATCACGACAGCTTGGCAATTCCGCCTCAAGTTGCAAGAGTGTATTTCCAAACTCAGCCGTCATGTCGTCGTGAATCTTGGTCAGGTAAACTTTATCGATAGTTCTGGCCTGACCTCGTTGGTAGCCGGTATGCGCGATGCGGATAAAGTTAAGGGCAGTTTCCGCATTTGCAATGTTCATCCAGAAGCCAAACTGGTGTTTGAAGTCACCATGATGGATTCTGTCTTTGAAATATTTGAAACGGAAGAAGAAGCTCTAGAGGGGGTGCCGCGCGCAAGTTGA
- the hemF gene encoding oxygen-dependent coproporphyrinogen oxidase encodes MTVSTTLKTATSPFLPPADSRARVSQFMKSLQDEICQALEQLDGGGKFKEDSWERSEGGGGRSRVMREGDVFEQGGVNFSQVWGESLPALILAKHPEAAGHDFYATGTSMVLHPRNPYLPTVHLNYRYFEAGPIWWFGGGVDLTPYYLLDEDAAHFHKTLKSACDKHHSDYYPTFKLWCDEYFYLPHRQETRGIGGLFFDYQNAQGPIYRDQNVKGKAAEYSKNAGHPEPRSWESLFAFVQDCGRAFLPAYTPIVDKHRSKAYGDRERDFQLYRRGRYVEFNLVYDRGTTFGLQTNGRTESILMSLPPLVRWEYCFEPEPNSPEAELYSKFLKPQDWANWLPQQSPT; translated from the coding sequence ATGACAGTTTCTACAACACTTAAAACCGCGACTTCCCCGTTTTTGCCACCCGCTGACTCTAGAGCTAGAGTCAGCCAATTTATGAAAAGCCTACAAGACGAAATTTGTCAAGCCCTCGAACAGCTCGATGGCGGTGGCAAATTTAAAGAAGACTCTTGGGAACGCTCCGAAGGCGGGGGCGGACGTTCTCGCGTGATGCGCGAAGGTGATGTGTTTGAACAAGGTGGAGTCAATTTTTCCCAAGTTTGGGGCGAAAGTTTGCCGGCCTTGATTCTTGCTAAGCACCCAGAAGCTGCCGGTCACGATTTTTACGCCACTGGTACTTCGATGGTGCTACACCCCCGCAATCCGTACTTGCCTACGGTGCACCTGAATTACCGCTATTTTGAGGCTGGCCCGATTTGGTGGTTTGGTGGTGGAGTCGATTTGACTCCTTATTACCTGTTGGATGAGGATGCTGCTCATTTCCACAAAACTCTGAAATCAGCTTGCGACAAACACCACTCAGACTATTATCCGACATTTAAACTCTGGTGCGACGAATATTTCTACCTCCCGCACCGCCAAGAAACCCGCGGCATCGGCGGCCTGTTTTTTGACTACCAAAACGCTCAAGGCCCGATTTACCGCGACCAGAATGTCAAGGGGAAAGCTGCTGAGTACAGCAAGAATGCCGGCCACCCAGAACCCAGAAGCTGGGAGTCGCTGTTCGCCTTCGTACAGGACTGCGGCCGCGCATTTTTGCCGGCTTACACCCCAATTGTTGACAAACATCGATCGAAAGCATACGGTGATCGCGAGCGCGATTTTCAACTTTACCGCCGCGGCCGTTACGTTGAATTTAACTTAGTGTACGATCGGGGCACGACCTTTGGCTTACAGACCAACGGACGTACCGAATCGATTCTGATGTCCCTGCCACCTCTGGTACGCTGGGAATATTGTTTCGAGCCAGAACCCAACTCTCCAGAAGCCGAACTCTACTCAAAGTTCTTAAAACCGCAAGATTGGGCGAATTGGTTGCCTCAGCAGTCACCGACCTGA
- a CDS encoding Mrp/NBP35 family ATP-binding protein, with the protein MPNTLDISSVLEILRPVQDPELQKSLVELNMIRNIKIDGGVVSFTLVLTTPACPLREFIVDDCKKAVKQLPGVEKVTVEVTAETPQQKGMVDRQGIEGVKNIIAISSGKGGVGKSTVAVNVAVALAQTGAKVGLLDADIYGPNDPNMLGLGDAKVMVRDGKSGETLEPAFNYGVKLVSMAFLIDKDQPVIWRGPMLNGIIRQFLYQANWGDLDYLIVDMPPGTGDAQLTMAQAVPMAGVVIVTTPQTVALLDSRKGLKMFQQLGVSVLGIVENMSYFVPPDMPDKQYDIFGSGGGERTAAELGVPLLGRIPLEIPLREGGDSGVPIVVGQPDSASARELRAIAGRIAGKVSVAALA; encoded by the coding sequence ATGCCCAATACACTCGATATTAGTTCAGTCTTAGAAATCCTGCGACCTGTGCAAGACCCCGAACTGCAAAAGAGTTTGGTGGAATTGAACATGATTCGTAACATTAAAATTGACGGCGGTGTCGTCAGTTTTACTTTAGTGCTGACAACGCCTGCTTGCCCGCTGCGAGAATTTATTGTCGATGATTGCAAAAAAGCGGTCAAACAGTTGCCAGGAGTGGAAAAAGTGACCGTAGAGGTCACAGCCGAGACTCCGCAGCAGAAAGGAATGGTCGATCGCCAAGGCATAGAAGGCGTTAAAAATATTATCGCAATTTCCAGCGGCAAAGGTGGCGTCGGCAAAAGCACGGTAGCGGTAAACGTGGCCGTAGCCCTGGCGCAAACTGGCGCGAAGGTAGGTTTGCTAGATGCCGATATCTATGGGCCCAACGACCCAAATATGTTGGGTTTGGGGGATGCGAAAGTGATGGTGAGGGACGGAAAAAGCGGAGAAACCCTCGAACCCGCTTTCAACTACGGCGTCAAATTAGTCTCGATGGCGTTTTTAATTGACAAAGACCAGCCTGTAATTTGGCGCGGCCCAATGTTGAACGGAATCATCCGACAGTTCCTCTACCAGGCGAATTGGGGCGATTTAGACTATCTGATTGTCGATATGCCTCCGGGTACGGGAGACGCGCAGTTGACAATGGCGCAAGCGGTACCGATGGCCGGTGTGGTGATTGTGACGACGCCGCAGACGGTGGCTTTGTTGGACTCCCGCAAGGGTTTAAAGATGTTCCAGCAGTTGGGAGTCTCGGTATTGGGAATTGTGGAAAACATGAGCTATTTTGTGCCGCCGGATATGCCTGACAAGCAGTACGATATTTTCGGTTCCGGGGGCGGGGAAAGAACGGCGGCTGAGTTGGGAGTGCCGCTGTTAGGCCGCATTCCGCTGGAAATTCCGTTGCGGGAAGGTGGCGATTCGGGCGTGCCGATTGTCGTGGGTCAACCGGATTCTGCTTCGGCGAGGGAGTTGCGGGCGATCGCGGGTCGGATTGCTGGTAAGGTTTCTGTAGCAGCCCTAGCTTGA
- a CDS encoding NAD(P)H dehydrogenase subunit NdhS: MIFPGSAVRVKDKGEIYYGFQGLVQRVTDGKVAVLFEGGNWDKLITFRLSQLDLVDATAGRAK; this comes from the coding sequence ATGATTTTTCCTGGTTCGGCAGTTCGAGTTAAAGATAAGGGCGAGATTTACTACGGCTTTCAAGGACTTGTCCAGCGAGTTACCGATGGCAAAGTCGCGGTACTGTTTGAAGGTGGCAATTGGGACAAGCTGATTACTTTCCGCCTGTCGCAGTTGGATCTAGTGGATGCTACGGCTGGCCGCGCGAAATAG